GACCTCCTCGCCGGCCAGGTGGCCGAGGCCCTCGCCCAGGACGGACCCGGCCTCGACGTGCCCGCCTCCGTGGACCGGGTCACCGAGGCGCTGCTGCTCGACGTGGACTGGTTGCTGGTGAAGACCGACTTCCTGGTGCACGCGGCCCGCGACCCGGCCGTCGCCCGGACCCTGCTGGAGCACCGCGCCCGGCTCCGGGAGGCCATCGCCGGCCGGCTCGGCCGGGCCCGGGGCCGCACCGCCCCGCCCGCCGTCCTCGGCGGTGCCGACGGCGCCGCCCGGGCCGTGGTCGCGGCCTACGACGGCGTGACCACCCAGCTGCTGCTGGACAAGGACGTGGACGCCGCCCGTAGCTGGCTGAAACAACTGCTCACTGCCCTGCTGACCGGCGGCGGCACCCCTGACGAGTCGTAGACGGAAGGAACCGGACGCCATGGACGCGGACGCCATCATCGTCGGAGCGGGTCTCGCCGGCCTGGTCGCGGCCCACGAACTCACCAGCCGGGGCCGGCGGGTGGCCCTGGTCGACCAGGAGAACGCCGCCAACCTCGGCGGCCAGGCGTACTGGTCCTTCGGCGGGCTCTTCCTCGTCGACTCCCCGGAGCAGCGCCGCCTGGGCGTCAAGGACTCCTTCGACCTCGCCTGGAACGACTGGCAGGGCAGCGCCGGCTTCGACCGGACCGAGGACGAGGACTCCTGGGCGGTGCGCTGGGCGCGCGCCTACGTCGAGTTCGCGGCCGGCGAGAAGCGGTCCTGGCTGCGCGGCCACGGCATCGAGCTGCTGCCCACCGTCGGCTGGGCCGAGCGCGGCGACCTGCGGGCGGGCGGGCACGGCAACTCCGTGCCCCGCTTCCACATCGCCTGGGGCACCGGCACCGGCGTGGTCGGCCCCTTCGTGCGCCGCGCCCGCCAGGCCGCCCGGGACGGGCTGCTCACCTTCCACCACCGCCACCGCGTGGACGAGCTGGTCGTCGAGGGCGGCACGGTGCGCGGGGTGCGCGGCACCGTCCTCGTCCCCGACGACGCGCCGCGCGGCGCCGCCTCCAGCCGCGAGCGCGCCGGCGACTTCGAACTCACCGCCCAGGCGGTGATCGTCACCAGCGGCGGGATCGGCGCCGACCACGACATCGTCCGCCGCCACTGGCCCGAGCGGCTCGGCACGCCCCCCGCCGAGATGGTCACCGGCGTTCCCGCCTACGTCGACGGCCGCATGCTCGACATCAGCGCCGGGGCCGGCGTGCGCCTGGTCAACCGGGACCGCATGTGGCACTACACCGAGGGCCTGCGGAACTGGGACCCCGTCTGGGCCGGGCACGGCATCCGCATCCTGCCCGGACCGTCCTCCCTGTGGCTGGACGCCCTCGGCCGCCGCCTGCCCGACCCGTGCCTGCCCGGCTACGACACCCTCGGAACCCTCAAGCACCTGCGCACCACCGAGGACATCGCCGGGTACGACCACTCCTGGTTCATCCTCAACCGGAAGATCATCGAGAAGGAGTTCGCGCTCTCCGGCTCCGAGCAGAACCCCGACATCACGGCCAAGGACCGCAAGGCCGTGCTGCGCGACCGGCTGCTCGGCAAGGGGGCTCCCGCGCCGGTGCGGGCCTTCCTCGACAAGGGCGCGGACTTCGTCACCGCGTCCACCCCGGAACGCCTGGTGGACAGGATGAACGGCCTGACGGACGAGCCGCTGCTGGACCCGGCCGCGGTGCGCCGCCAGATCGAGGCCCGCGACCTGCAGATCGCCAACCCGTACAGCAAGGACTCTCAGATCCAGGGCATCCGCAACGCCCGCCGCTACATCGGCGACCGCCTCGGCCGGGTCGCCGCCCCGCACCGCATCCTCGACCCGGCCGCCGGCCCCCTGATCGGCGTCCGGCTGCACATCCTGACCCGCAAGACCCTCGGCGGCATCCAGACCGACCTCGACTCCCGCGCCCTGGGCACCGACGGCAGGCCCGTCGCCGGGCTGTACGCGGCGGGCGAGGTGGCCGGGTTCGGCGGCGGCGGCGTCCACGGCTACAACGCCCTGGAGGGCACCTTCCTCGGGGGCTGCCTGTTCTCGGGCCGGGCGGCGGGCCGGGCGGCGGCGCGGCAGACGGGCTGACGTCAGCCCGTGCCCCGCAGCAGTTCCGCCAGCACCGAGGCGTGGCTGCGCCCGGGCGTCCTGGACGCCGTCAGCAGGGTCACCCGGCCCCGGCGCGCCGAGGCCCGCAGGCCGTCGAGCGGTTCGGCGGCCCGCGCAGCGGCCAGTTCGGCCCGGTAGCGGCGCCGGAACTCCCCGTAGGAGCCCTCCGCACCGTGGAACCACCTGCGCAGTCCGGTCGACGGCGCGAGCCCCTTCGGCCACTCGTCCACCCGGGCCTCCTCCTTGGACAGCCCGCGCGGCCAGAGCCGGTCCACCAGCACGCGCAGTCCGTCGTCCGGTTCGGGCGGGTCGTAGATCCGGCGCACGCGCACGCTCACGGTCGGGCCCCTCGTCGGAAGTTCGCGGACGGTGCCGCGAGCGTACGTCCGGCGGCTCGCCCCGCCGGAAAGTGACGCGGCGCGAGTTGACCTGAATGAGGGGAGAACAGGCCACTCGTGCTTCTAGTCTGTGGGCGAAACGACCAGAAGCGATCATTCCGTCATCCTTCGAGGAGCGCCCGTGACGCCACCGCCCCGGCAGCCCGCCCGACGACGCACCACCGTCCCGCGCCGCGAGGCCGTCCTCGCCGCCGTCCCCGTCGCCGTCGCGGCACTGCTCGGGGCCGCGGGGCCCACGGCGACCGGCACCACCGGCGCGCCCGGCGCCGGCGACCCCTACTTCCCGCTCAGCGGCAACGGCGGCTACCACGTGAGCCACTACGACCTGACGCTCCGTTACGACACCGCCTCCCGGCACCTGGACGGCAAGGCCGTCCTCACCGCCCGCGCCACCCAGCGGCTCGGCCGCTTCGACCTCGACCTCGAGGGCCTGGAGGTCACCGGCGTCACCGTCGACCGCACCGCCGCCCGCTTCCGCCGCAACGGCCAGGAACTCGTCGTCACCCCCCGCCACACCCTGGGCGCGGGCCGGGAGTTCCGCGTCACCGTCGCCTACGCGGGCACCCCGACGCCGGTCACCGACCCGGACGGCTCGGCCGACGGCTGGATCCCCACCGACGACGGGGCGTTCGTCGCCGGGGAGCCGCAGGGCGCGATGACCTGGTTCCCGGCGAACGGCCACCCCGGGGACAAGGCGTCGTACGACATCACCATCACCGTCCCCGAGGGCCGCACCGCCGTGGCCAACGGTGTCCTGCGCGGGCGGCACACCGCGCACGGCCGCACCACCTTCCGCTGGCACCAGGCCGAACCGATGGCCGCCTACCTGGCCACCGCCACCGTCGGCAGGTTCCGGACGGAGTCCTACACCACCGCCGACGGCATCCGGGTCTACAACGCCGTCGACGCGCGGGAGGCGGCCGCCGCGGCCCCGGTGCTGAAGAAGCTGCCCTCCGTCCTCGCCTGGGAGAGCGGGCTGTTCGGCCCGTACCCGTTCCGCGCCGCCGGGTCGGTCGTCGACCACGCCCCGGACGTCGGCTACGCCCTGGAGACCCAGACCCGGCCCGTCTACGACTCCGCGCCCGACCTCGGCACCCTCGTCCACGAGAACGCCCACCAGTGGTTCGGCGACTCCGTCTCGCTGACCTCCTGGCAGGACATCTGGCTCAACGAGGGCTTCGCGACCTACGCCGAGTGGCTGTACAGCGAGCAGCACGGCGGTGACAGCGCCCAGAAGACCTTCGACGCCCTCTACGCCCGCCCCGCGGACGACGGGTTGTGGGCCTACCCGCCCGCCGACCCGGGCAGCGGCGCCCGTATCTTCGGCACCCCCGTCTACGCCCGCGGCGCCATGGCCCTGCACGAGCTGCGCACGGCCGTCGGCGACCGGACCTTCTTCCGCGTCCTGCGGGCCTGGGCGGCCGGACACCGCGCCGGGCACGGTACGACGGCCCAGTTCGTGCGGCTCGCCGAACGGCGGTCGGGAAAGGACTTGACGGGGCTGTTCCGCACCTGGCTCCGCACCAAGGGCAAGCCGGGCGGCGCCTGAGCCCGTCCGGTGCGGTGCGCCGGCCCCGCGAAGCCCGGGACGCCGGCCCGATTCCCGGGGCGTGGCGCGGGTACTCCGGTTCGCGCGAGACAGCAGTGGAGGAGGCGTCGTCATGAGTGCACCGCAGGGCCTGCCCGTCGTGTCCGGGCTCGCCGATCTGGCCCGCTTGGTGGAGCGGCGGCAAGGGCTGTACGTGCGCTGGTCCAAGGGGCCCGGGACCGACCTCGGCAAGGTGTCCAGCACGGACGAGCTCACCGGCGTCCCCATGCCGGGGCTGTCCGCCAACCCCCTCGACGTCGAGGAGTGGTGGGAGGGCCGGTCCGTGGAACTGTGGGTGGCCCGCCGTCTGTACGACTACGCGCACCTGCCGCACGAGAAGGGCCCCGGCGTGCGTCCCTGGGTCCTGCGCGGGCGCGAGACGGGCCGGGGCCCCGACAACGAGCCGCTCGTGGTGGACGTGGAGCCGGTGTGCTGGATCGCGGACGAGGTGATCCGCGCGGCCCGGGCGGCGGTGGCCCGGCAGGAACGCGACTGGGGGACCCTGCGCCGTTCCGGCCGCTGAGTCCCCCGGGTCCCGCCGCTCGTGTCCGGGCTCAGCCCGAGCGCGGACGCGAGCTGGCGCGACGCCGCAGCGTCCGCCGTTCCGTCTCGGTCGTCCCGCCCCAGACACCGATGGTCTGCCCCGTGTCCAGCGCCCAGTCCAGGCACTGCTCACGTACCGGACAGCGTCCGCACACCGCCTTGGCCTGCTGGGCCTGGACCTGCGCCGGCCCGGTGGTGCCGATGGGGAAGAACAGGTCGGGATCCTCATGACGGCACGCGGCATGTTCGCGCCAGTTGTCCATTCGAAGTCTCCTGCGTTCGTCGTCGTCCGTACCTGCCGAATGCGTTCCTCGGTTGCGGGTGACCGGCCCCGGGCGCATGAAACAGGGGGAACCGGCACGGGAACGGCGGGCGACGACGGGAGGCGGCGGGAAACGGGCGACGGTGGCGGCCGCCGCGGCCGCCGACCGCGGCGCCCGGGGGCTCAGCGGCGCAGGGCCCCGGCGGCCGTGACCGCCACCGCCTCGGCCACGGCCGCCAGCGCGGGGGAGTCGAGTTTCCACTGCTGCCAGTACAGCGAGAGGTCGGTCCACAGGCGAGGGGCGAGGGGCACGAGCCGGCCGGCGCGCAGCAGCGGGCGGGCCTGGGCCTCGGGGACCAGGCCCCAGCCGAGCCCCGCGGCCACCGCCTCCACGAACCCCTCCGAGGTGGGCACCTGGTGCCGCAGCGGGCCGGCGCCGTCACGGCCCAGCCGCCGTACGAAGCCGTCCTGGAAGTCGTCCTTGCGGTCGAAGACCACGACCGGAGCCCCGGTCAGGACGTCCCGCAGGGGCCCGTCCAGGTACCGCTCGGCGAACCCGGGCGCGGCCACCGGCAGGTAGCGCATCCGGCCGAGCGGACGGACCGAGCAGCCGGGCACCGGGCCGGGGGAGGAGGTCACCGCCGCCATCACCAGCCCCTCCCGCAGCAGCGCCGCCGTGTGGTCCTCGTCCTCCCGGTGCAGTTCGAAGCAGAGTCCCGGCACCCGGGTCAGCGCCCCGAGGAACCAGGTCGCCAGCGAGTCCGCGTTCACCGCCACCGACACCCGCGTCGGCTCCCCGGCGCCGCTCAGCCCGAGCTCCCCGCGCGCCTCCCGTTCCAGCCGGGCCAGCTGCCGGGCGTAGCGCACCAGGACCGCGCCGGACTCGGTGGGCCGCACCGGCTTGGTGCGCTGCAGCAGCACCCGGCCGGTGCGCTGCTCCAGCGCCCTGATCCGCTGGCTGACCGCCGACGGCGTGACGTGGAGGACCGCCGCCGCCGCGTCGAACGTGCCTTCGTCCACCACGGTGAGCAGTGTGCGGACCTGGTCCAGGGGAAGCTCCGGCATCACATCGGCTAACGATACGTAAGAATCATTAGCTGTACGCCCGGTCGGCCGTCCGCCTAGCGTCGGGCGCATGAACCACGCCCTGACCGCCACGGCCGCCGGCTTCGGCACCGGCCTGTCCCTGATCGTCGCCATCGGCGCCCAGAACGCCTTCGTCCTGCGGCAGGGGGTGCGCCGCGACGCCGTCCTCGCCGTCGTCGGCATCTGCGCCCTGTCCGACGCGGTGCTCATCGCGCTGGGCGTCGGCGGGGTCGGCGCGGTGGTGACCGCCTGGCCCGGCGCGGTGCGGGTGGTCGGGATCGTCGGCGGTGCGTTCCTGCTGTGCTACGGCGCCCTCGCCGTGCGCCGGGTCCTCAGGCCCGGCGCCGGCCTGCGCGCACAGGGCGAGGCGTCGGGCTCGCGCAGGAGGGCGGTCCTCACCTGCCTGGCGATGACCTGGCTCAACCCGCACGTCTACCTGGACACGGTGTTCCTGCTCGGTTCCCTCGCCGCCGACCGCGGCCCGCTGCGCTGGACCTTCGGGCTCGGCGCCGCGCTCGCGAGCCTGTGCTGGTTCGCGGCCCTCGGCTTCGGCGCCCGGCTGCTCGGCCGGGTGCTGGCCGGACCCACCGCCTGGCGGGTCCTGGACGGCCTCGTCGCCGCCACCATGCTCGGCCTCGGCGGCATGCTCGTCGCCGGATCCTGAGCCGGACCGGATCCCGGGACGGCCGGTTCCGGCGCCCGCGGGAGGTGCTGAGATAGTGGACCGCGAATCGAAAGATGTATCGAGCAACCAGGGATCCCGTGGACACGAGCGAGAGCAGTACCGCCCCCGGCACCGGCGACGCCGAGGCACCGGACCCGCCCCGGCACGGCTGGCGGCGCTGGGCGATGGACACCCGCCCGCTGCAGATCCCCGCCTTCCGCCGCCTGTGGTCCTCCACGATCGTCACCGCCGTCGGCAGCCAGCTCACCGCCGTCGCCGTCCCCAAGCAGATCTACGACATCACCCACTCCTCGGCCTGGGTCGGCTACGCCAGCCTCGCCGGACTGGTGCCGATGGTGGTGTTCGCGCTGTGGGGCGGGGCGGTCGCCGACACGGTGGACCGGCGCAAGCTGCTCCTGGTCACCAACTGCGGCATCGCGGTGACCTCGCTGCTCTTCTGGGCCCAGGCCGCCGCCGGCCTCGACTCCGTCGTCGTGCTGATGGTGCTGCTCGCCGCGCAGCAGGCCTTCTTCGGCCTGAACGCCCCGGCCCGCAACGCCTCCATCGCCCGCCTGGTCCCGGCCGGACAGCTGCCCGCCGCGAACGCGCTCGGCTCGACGGTGATGCAGACCGGCTTGGTGGCGGGGCCGCTGCTGGCCGGCGTGCTCATCCCCGTCATCGGGTTGCCGGAGCTGTACCTGATCGACGCCCTGGCCCTGTGCGTGACGGTGTGGGCGGTGTTCCGGCTGCCCGCCCTGCCGCCGCTCGGCGAGGGGCCCGCCCGCCGGGCCGGGGTCCGGGAGATCGCGGCCGGGTTCCGCTACATCTCCGGGCGCAAGGTGCTGTTGCTGTCCTTCCTCGCCGACATCGTCGCCATGGTGTTCGGCATGCCCCGCGCCCTGTTCCCGCAGTTGGCCGCGCAGACCTACGCCTCCTGGGGCGAGGGGCTCGCGCTCGGCGTGCTGTTCGCCGGCATCCCGGTGGGCGCGGTGCTCGGCGGCCTGTTCTCCGGTGTCTTCTCGCGGGCGCGGCGGCACGGCTGGATGGTCATCGGCGCGGTCGTCGGCTGGGGCGCGGCCATCGCCGGCTTCGGTCTGAGCGGGAACCTCTGGGCGGCCCTGTTCTTCCTCGCCGCCGCCGGGGTGGCCGACATGATCTCCATGGTCTTCCGCGGGGCGATCCTGCTGTCCGCCGCGACCGACGAGATGCGCGGCCGGATGCAGGGCGTGTTCACGGTGGTCGTCGCGGGCGGCCCGCGCCTGGCCGACGTGCTGCACGGCACCGCGGGCTCGGCGTTCGGACCCCGTGCCGCCGTGGCGGGCGGCGGAGCGCTGGTGGTCGTGGTGATGCTGGCGCTGGCCTTCGCGGTCCCGGCGCTGCGCCGGTACCGGATCTGAGGCGGGGCCTACAGCGGCCCGCGGCGGCGCAGCGCGTACTGGTCCATCAGTTTGCCGCGGGTCGCCTCCAGCCGGTGGGCGAGGATCTCGGCGACCGTCCGCACCAGGGACAGGCCGAGCAGCGGGTCCTCCACGCACAGCGCGAGCACCGACGGCCCGTCGAACTCGTAGGCCCGTACGTTGCTGAAGGCCACCGCCCCGAAGTCCCACCGGTACGGCGGGAACAGCCAGGACCAGCCGAGCAGGTCCCCCGCCCCGAGGGTGGCCACCGTGAGCCGCTGCCGTGTGGTGACCTCCTGGTCGAGGGAGACGGCGCCCGAGCGGATCACCCAGAAGCGGTCGGCGGTGCCGCCCGACTCGAAGATCCGGGCGTCCTCCGCGAAGGAGACCTCCTCGGCCAGTTCCATGAGGCGCTCGCGCTGCGCCTGGGGGAGGGCGGTCAGCAGTTTGATGGCTTGGGTCATGGGACGGGGCTCCTCGCCGGCGGCGGTCCGGGTGCATTCCCTTGCGTCCATTGGAGCCGCTGCCGGCGTCCCGGGCACCTCGGGGCGGAGCGCTTTTCGCAGGAGGGCCGTGCGGGCGGGAGAAAGCCCTGGCTGGACGGGGGAAACCAGCCAGGGCCGCAAGCGGTGGTGAGGGAGGACGGTTCCGGCCGACCCCGTCACCACGTATGGATGAAGAATAAACCACCCCGCGGGAAGGCGCGCAACCCGAAACGGGTCACATGGCCCGGTTTTCGCCGGTGTCCGTGCCGGACGTCCTCCCCGGCGAGACGATCTCCTCCAGCACCCGCAGCACCGCCTCGTAGGCCCGCGCCCGCGTGAGCGCCTCCCGCGCCCCTTCGGGGTCGGTCGCCACAAGGCCCTGTGCCCGTTCCTGCCAGGCCCGTTCCTCCTGGGCCGCGCGGTCCCTGCCCCGCCGGATGCGCCGCAGGAGTTCGTCGGAGTCCACCACATCGCTCATGTCCCGCGGATACCCGGTCCGCGCCCGGTGATGGCAGCGGTACCCACGGTGTTTGACGACGCCCCCAGGGGTCAGTCGAAAAGGAGGGACCCGGCAAAACGGGCACGACTCGGGAAGGGGAGGGAAGGGATGTGCGAGCACCAACGGGCCGGCGCGGCGGCGGACGCTCGCGAGCCGTGCCGGACGCTGTCGTGGCGGCCCGCCGACGCGCGCAGGGCGGTCGAGCACGAGGTGGCCGAGCACTGTACCGCCTGTGCCATTCCCTGCGGCGCGCAGGCGCTGGAGGACGCCCTGCTGGTCGCCTCTGAGCTCACCACCAACGCCATCCTGCACGGCGGCGGGATCACCGGCTTCGACGTCGACGTGGACCCCGGCGGCGTCCGCGTGTCGGTGTGCGACCGCAGTGACGACGTGCCGGTGGCCGCCGCCCCCGTGGACGAGCGGGGCCGCTTCCGGCCCGGTGGGCGCGGCTGGCCCATCGTGTGCCGGCTGGCCCGGGACGTCAGGGTGGCCGGCCTGCCCTGCGGCGGCAAACGGATCACGGCCGTCGTGCCGCTGCGCTGAGAGCGGTGGCGGAAGTTCCGGATGCGGCGTTTGCCGCTTGGGGGCAAGGGCAGACGGAATTTCGTGCTTCGGACCGGAGGCGCGCGCCCAGCGGGACGGCGAGACCTGCTGCGGGCCCCCTTCCGGCGGGCCCGGCAAGTCCCCTCCCGCGGCGAACCCTGACAGCACCGTTCGGGCCGTGCCCGGAACCCCCGTTCCGGCCGTGCCCTGAAACCACCGTTCAGGAGCGATTCCGCATGCTGACCGACATGTCGACAAACCGTCCCGGCACGCCTGACCGCACCGCCCCCGCCGCCTCCCCGCGGCGGACGCACGACGACGCCCCCGACACCGCGACGCTCTTCGCGCGGATGGCGGAACTGGAGGACGGCCCGGAACGGGAAGCCGTGCGCGACAAGCTGGTGACGGCCTGGCTGCCCATGGCCCACCGGATCGCCGGCCGCTTCCGCGACCGCGGGGAGTCGGTGGAGGATCTGCGGCAGGTGGCCGCCCTCGGACTGGTCAAGGCCATCGACCGGTTCGACCCCTCCCGCGGCGCCTTCGAGAGTTATGCCGTGCCCACCATCACCGGTGAGGTCAAGCGGCACTTCCGGGACCGCATGTGGGCCCTCCGGGTGCCCCGCCGCGTCCAGGAACTGCGCAACCGCGTCCGCGTGGCCCGCCGTGAACTGACGCAGAACCCCGGCTCCCCCGAACCCACCGCCGCCGACATCGCGGCCCACACCGGCCTCACCGAGGAGGAGGTCGCCGCGGGCCTGGAGGCGCTGGAGAGCTTCAGCACCCTCTCCCTGGACGCCGAGCTGGCCGGCGGCGACGACGGCTACAGCCTCGCCGACACTCTCGGTGCCGCCGACTCCTCGTTCGACACCGTCGTGGACCGCGAGGCCGCGAAGGAGGGTCTGCGCCGGCTGCCCGAGCGGGAGCGGGCCATCCTCTACATGCGCTTCTTCGAGGACATGACGCAGAGCCGGATCGCCGACCGGCTCGGCATCTCCCAGATGCACGTCTCCCGCCTCATCAGCCGCAGCTGCGCCCGCGTCCGCGACGAGGTGCTCGGCCAGCGGCCCGGCGGCGGCCGTACCGCCCCCTGACCACCGTCGTCCGACCGAGGAGTCCCCACCAGATGCTCAAGCCGCACCCCGCCACCCTGCGCACACTCGTCGAGGCCTACGAGACGCTGCTCGCCGAGGAGACGCTCGCCGGAGTGGCGGAGCCCAGCCCCCGCCTGCGCGACCTGGCCTACACCCTGTGCGTGTCCACCGGCACCCGCGAGGTGACGGACGCCCTGGACACCGCCCACGCCCACCTCGCCGCGACCACGCCGGCGCACCGGTCCGCGCCGCCGGTCACCGCGGTCCGGCCCCGGCGCGCCACGGCCGTGCGGCGGACCGGGCCCGTCGTCGCCGCGGGCCTCGCCGCGTCGGCCGACGCGACGGACTGACCGCCCCGCCGCGGCGTCCCCGCCTTCCTACTTCCCCGGCTCCGGTCCGGCACCCAGCGGCCGGGCCAGGCCCGAGACCGCCTCGTCCAGACGCTGCAGGTGCCGCAGCACCCGGTCGGTGACCCGGCCGTAGCGCGGGGCGCGCAGGGTTCCCGGCTCCAGCATCGACGCGATGCTGGGGCCGGTCTCGATCACGGCGGTGGACCCCGGGTCGGCGACGTGCGCGGCGATCGTCCCGATGTTGTGCACGATCCGCCCGCCGGCACCGCGCAGCCGCGGATCCGCCGCTATCGAGGGGTGCGCCGGCAGCAGTTCGGCGGTGGCCGCCAGCGAACGCCCGTGGTACGCGCACGTCTCCAGCAGCGCCACGACGTACCGGGCGGTGTCCCGGCGCGAGCGCAGCGGTGTGATCGGGTGGGTGAGCGGCTGGGTGGCGGCGCGCAGGTCGGCCAGCGCCTGATCCAGGTGGCGCGCCCTGTCCACCAGGTCGCCCGGCGCCCCGCCGCTCAGCTGGTCCACCGAAGCCCGCGTCACGTCCGCCAGCCGCTCCAGGACGTCGACGAGGAGGTCGTTGGTGCGCCGGTCGGTGCGGACCGGCAGCACCACCGCGGCCGCGATCACCCCGCAGGCCGCGCCCAGCGCCGTCTCCTCCACCCGCAGCAGCAGCACCGCCGTGCTGTAGGTGTGCAGCAGCGTGTACAGCAGCCCCAGCATCGCCGTCACGAAGAACGACATCAGCGTGTAGGACAGGGGAGCGGTGTAGAACATCGCGAAGATGAACACCAGCACCAGCGCGAACGCCGTCCAGGTGTGGTGCCCGACCAGTCCCGCGAGCACGATGCCGGCCGCCACGCCGAGGACCGTGCCCACCAGCCGGCGGTAGCCCTTCACCAGGATCTCGCCGGTGGAGGCGGTGTTGATGAACACGATCCAGCACGTGAGGACCGCCCAGTACCAGCGCTGGCTGGACAGCAGTTCACCGCCGACGATGGCCAGCGAGGAGCCGACCGCCACCTGCACGGCGGCCCGGGTGGTGGGCCGCCGCAGCCCGGTCTCCTCCGGCTGCCCGTCCCCGCCGTCCTCGCTCACCTCGATGGCGGCGTCCTCGGCGTCCAGTTCCTCCCGGGAGCGGGCCGTCGCGGGGGTGTCGTCGGACTCGTCCTGCGGCCCGTCCATGGCGATCCGCAGCCCGAGCACGGCCCGCGCGGCCTCACCGAGACCCCGGAAGACGTCCTGCACGGCCGGTGAGGCCTTCGGCAGCCTGTCCTCCTCGCGGTAGCCGAGCAGCCGGTTGCGGATCTGCGCCAGCGCCGTGCCCGAGGCCTCGCCGGACGGTCGCAGCACCAGCAGGCGCAGCGCCCGCAGGTCCCGGCACAGGACGGCCGACGCCTCGTCCCGCAGGGGCAGTTCGCCGCCCGAGGGCAGGGGAGCACCGGGCAGGTGCAGGGTGAGCGTGTCCGTCCGCTCGGCACTGCGCGCGGTGAGCAGCAGCAGCACCAGGCGCTCGGCGGCGATCTCGGCGTCCGCGATCCGGCGCTGCAGCAGCCGGGCCACCGCCCCGTCGGAGGTGCCGTCCTCCAGCCTGCCCTGGATCATCAGTGCCGTCTCGTGCAGCCGGGCGGTACCCGTGCGCAGGTCCTCCAGGACCTTCTCCACGTCGTCCGGGCCGGCGTCCAGCAGCGCGGCCTGGGCGGCGATCAGCTGGCCGAGCCGGGCGCGGAAGGCCCGCCGCAGCCGGTCCAGGGTGCCGGCCGGGGTCTGCGGCAGCAGCACGAAGCGGGCGGCGGCGCTGCAGCCGAACGCCACGGCCACCACGCCGTACAGGGCCGGCAGCACCGAGGTGGTCGCCTGTACGAACAGGGACAGGAAGTAGACCTGGAAGCCGATCAGGCCCAGTGCCGTTCC
This is a stretch of genomic DNA from Streptomyces sp. TG1A-8. It encodes these proteins:
- a CDS encoding cyclic nucleotide-binding domain-containing protein, producing MTQAIKLLTALPQAQRERLMELAEEVSFAEDARIFESGGTADRFWVIRSGAVSLDQEVTTRQRLTVATLGAGDLLGWSWLFPPYRWDFGAVAFSNVRAYEFDGPSVLALCVEDPLLGLSLVRTVAEILAHRLEATRGKLMDQYALRRRGPL
- a CDS encoding ATP-binding protein, with the protein product MCEHQRAGAAADAREPCRTLSWRPADARRAVEHEVAEHCTACAIPCGAQALEDALLVASELTTNAILHGGGITGFDVDVDPGGVRVSVCDRSDDVPVAAAPVDERGRFRPGGRGWPIVCRLARDVRVAGLPCGGKRITAVVPLR
- a CDS encoding FUSC family protein; amino-acid sequence: MWDRLAASDPGLLRLTAGLRTVVAIALALAVLALLRVPVPQLVAGAMAAMVATFAVREKQPSRQAVTLALGLPVALASVTVGALLNQRVVAGDLFFVGLIFCAVYGRRFGDRGTALGLIGFQVYFLSLFVQATTSVLPALYGVVAVAFGCSAAARFVLLPQTPAGTLDRLRRAFRARLGQLIAAQAALLDAGPDDVEKVLEDLRTGTARLHETALMIQGRLEDGTSDGAVARLLQRRIADAEIAAERLVLLLLTARSAERTDTLTLHLPGAPLPSGGELPLRDEASAVLCRDLRALRLLVLRPSGEASGTALAQIRNRLLGYREEDRLPKASPAVQDVFRGLGEAARAVLGLRIAMDGPQDESDDTPATARSREELDAEDAAIEVSEDGGDGQPEETGLRRPTTRAAVQVAVGSSLAIVGGELLSSQRWYWAVLTCWIVFINTASTGEILVKGYRRLVGTVLGVAAGIVLAGLVGHHTWTAFALVLVFIFAMFYTAPLSYTLMSFFVTAMLGLLYTLLHTYSTAVLLLRVEETALGAACGVIAAAVVLPVRTDRRTNDLLVDVLERLADVTRASVDQLSGGAPGDLVDRARHLDQALADLRAATQPLTHPITPLRSRRDTARYVVALLETCAYHGRSLAATAELLPAHPSIAADPRLRGAGGRIVHNIGTIAAHVADPGSTAVIETGPSIASMLEPGTLRAPRYGRVTDRVLRHLQRLDEAVSGLARPLGAGPEPGK
- a CDS encoding RNA polymerase sigma factor SigF, with product MLTDMSTNRPGTPDRTAPAASPRRTHDDAPDTATLFARMAELEDGPEREAVRDKLVTAWLPMAHRIAGRFRDRGESVEDLRQVAALGLVKAIDRFDPSRGAFESYAVPTITGEVKRHFRDRMWALRVPRRVQELRNRVRVARRELTQNPGSPEPTAADIAAHTGLTEEEVAAGLEALESFSTLSLDAELAGGDDGYSLADTLGAADSSFDTVVDREAAKEGLRRLPERERAILYMRFFEDMTQSRIADRLGISQMHVSRLISRSCARVRDEVLGQRPGGGRTAP
- a CDS encoding DUF5133 domain-containing protein, which gives rise to MLKPHPATLRTLVEAYETLLAEETLAGVAEPSPRLRDLAYTLCVSTGTREVTDALDTAHAHLAATTPAHRSAPPVTAVRPRRATAVRRTGPVVAAGLAASADATD